From Argopecten irradians isolate NY chromosome 3, Ai_NY, whole genome shotgun sequence:
CTTAGTTTATATTGTGATTTCAtctatttatttcatatgtatcaTTAAATGATGTTGTGTAATTCATGATCATTATCAgatgtaataatataaatataaatatattaaatgtcATGTGATACTTCATATTTAAGCAATTGATGTTGCAGTTTGCAAAATCAAAATTGTATGTTACTTTGACATATCAATAAACATACACTTATTCTGTTATATCCTGGATCTGTTGTATTTCTATGATTAAATGAAATGGATATCTCCACCATGCATTTAGTCACAGGTtactcatacatgtacaagttcAAATGAATTTTCAACAGAAGGAATCACTAGGTATCAAGCTTGATATATCCAAATATGTAAATTAGTCATCAATCAGCTTCGGCTGGAAATGAGTTAAAATGGCACATATTTTCCAAATGTCATTCAGCATTCTCcattgtttatatggaaaatttTCCTGCAGAATCCGGAAATTTTTTATTCTCTCTATGGCCCTTTCAACATGTATGCGTAACCTGGCGATTCGTCTGGTGGAGGTTTCTTGTTGAATACTCATTTGATGCACACCTCGCAGTATAGGAGGGTGGTCCACCCGTACATTAAGAGGATCCAACAAGTCTTGGATCTCAAACCCTTTGTCTGCCATGATGTGGTCGTCCTCCTGAATTAGATTCAATAACCCACAGTCCTTGGTGATATCATAATCTGGTGCTGAACCCGCATACAAGTCTGATACAAAGGTTACAGGACCATGCGGTGCAATAGCTACAAGACCTTTAGCAGTGTGGTGGTTTTTGTAGGTACTAAATAGCACTGTCTTTAAGACCAAGTTGGAGGAAGGCTGCTGTATGAAGATTTCAGTACAGTCAATAATACATCTTGTGTTACTGTAACCCAGGTCTTGGAAGGTTTGTGGCAAACGACGAGTGATGAGACTCCTTGGCGCCCAGATTGGAAGCTGAGTAAGCACATGTCCCATGTGTTTGATCCATTTGCTGATGATGTCGCTGACAGTTGATGTGGAAATTTCAAAACGATGAGCCAAGTCAACTTCTCTGTGACCTTGTCTTAATCTGCATAGTACAAGAAACAGTTGTTCATGAATACTGAGAATGGGGTCTCTCCCTCGGTTTAAAGCATATGCACTATCTGTGTCTTTCCGCTCATAGTACAGTGACTGCATTTTGTGTCTTTCTGGTTGTAAGAAGTCACATAGGGCCAAGAAAGTTAAGTAATCTGGCATTCCTGTGTAAAACTGAATATCACAAGGAGAACATCTAAATTGTTCGATACCAAACACATTCCCATTTATTTTCTCATGAAGTTGAAGTCTGAGATCTGCATTCTGTCTCATCTCTACATCCAGCAGGTCTTTAAGATGTTGTATTAAAGAATCTTTGGCATTCGGCGTGCTTTTGGAAACATGAGGTCGAACCTGatgatcaattaaaaaaaaaaaacttaaaaaaacttatattgAAAAGAATTGGTCACAATGAACTAACTAAAAATAAGTTGTGAAataataatgtattgttatataatgATGTGAAGGTGAtgttcaattttattttcataatgaatACCGGTATGTAATCTTGATTGAAATTTACTTAGGGGTAAATAATTTCCCAAAATCAGTCataataacatattaacattcatatttgtaaaaatgatatataaatctgactccattttatatcattatatcagATCGCTATTGAGAAATGTTCAAGTTCAACATACCCCATCTGGCTCTTTGTTAGTCTTTTTCTtcaaaaacttaagtttttttttgAGAGGCGGAGATTGCATAACAGATGTGTGCGCAGATGTCATAACCTGGTTGTAAATGGATTTTACAGCTGAAGTCATTTCATTTATCTCATCCGCTTTTCTTTTCTCAATCTCTTTCACctataaaaagtaaataaagaaatgaatgcTATGTACACGAGTGGTAAAATTATCTACACATGCATATATTATGtcccatgtatatattatatatacatgccATGATTTAATTCATTGTTCAATTTATTAATAAGATAATTAGTAGCAGTATAAATTTCCCAAAAAAAATCTTGAACTCATATGCATGCCAATCCCATAAACTGGTTTACACCAGATGTAAAAAACAACTCAACTgtactgcatatatatatttatatttatgttgtaaACACTGCAAATTAattgttattgaattaaaatcaattaGGCCTTCTGTAGCTATGAAAATTGTGGTTTCCAAACTTATATTATCTTGATTTTGCAAGTGTGCCTAATGTTGACTTTTTTAGTTTTGTTCAGTAAATACCTTTAAATCAATTATACATTGCTTACTCAATAAATTTGTCAGTATTTTTCTGTTTGAACCCTCTTTGCTCTAATGCATATGCAAAAATGTAATGCGCTTTTTAAATTAAGTCGtgtatgttattattattatgtatgtCAAATAGGTCCCCTCATTTTTGAGGGTAACTCAATGTACCCTTTCCTTCtgataaaaattttttttttggaaaacaaatcaccctcacatgagacccgttttcatgtcatcgCAACAGAAACACGTCAAACAACACCTCGCAACgatatcttcatttccacaccaaGTTGTTACataaaaagtacaacatatcaattgtcacagaaaactgtgtttctataaaaagggattcagcttcatgaagattaaaagtatATCAACATGAGTAAACTGTCTtttgtagaaaagcaacatttgcttccacccccgcacacaacagcctgtccgccatttTGACATCTTGGTCGAAGCgtaacgttataatgacgtcatgtaatggtgacgtcacaatgcattCACGTgcaatttcgcgccacttcaatagtgcccgtttgcccgggcactattgcaaatagtacccatgtgtttagccaatcagaatcaagTATTCTGTCACATGATGTACTAATATACACAATAATGGCTCTCTGTGGAGTGACACATCTATAATTGTCTCCccggaaagagttattttctcgattataccgaacaaaattaaaaacaaatttctgGTAAAAGGAATCACAAAGATATTACCCAACAACAACTTTGCTAAATGGgtctaattcacgtaccacgtgatacccgaaaACATTtttgcgggactagtatctccagttgTGATGGAACATAACTTtctgtaatcttcccgctgaaatgacgttatcccGCGATAACGCCATTTtacatcattccatcaccaatagaaacaatagtcatGCACAAACGTAAttgggtatcacgtggtacgtgaatgagtcCCATTCGTAAGGCTTCAAAAAATAAGCAACCGCGTTGCCATTGTTGAttgacgttgcagatgacgtcaacttccCTTGCCTCCCAATTCCGGGGAAATATCTAACTtaaacaatgtcatgtgatcaagtttaatccaatcagagCATTCTAATTTAAAGTGAAGTATAATAATATGTGTTACACAAAGTTTTACTATAAGCATGTACAATAGCTCTTTACCGAGCCTGTAAtacatgcacatacatgtatatgtatgatgtaAACCAAAGAACAAGTGTCGAGCATTTAAGGATCTTGCTAAACTAGTCTGAAAGAAAACATATAAAATCTCCGTCATTGAGTTCGATTTTCACATATCATATTACTACCGTTGTATGCGATATTTTAttctttaacaaaattatttcaaaggtTATTTAAATGCTTGCTTCGTTGATTGCTTCTCAGTAATCCGACTGCAAAATGTGTTCTCAGAATCGCCGAGGCAAATGTCCATATATGACAAGAGCCGAACGTATAGAATTCAATATAACTACCACACCTTCCCTAATCGGTCGATACTGTCATACAGCATGGAGATTATGTTTTGCAATGCCTATTGTACGTTGAGGTAGGTGTCAAAACAtacttttatcattatttttctaaaCTTTGGACCTATTATCGATCGTTAGTTTTGATCAaacttatgtaaatcattttcttcatctttttgttatacatattttatacataaattTGTGAGTTAGATCAACGCGAGCTGAAACCATTTCCATACAAATGTCAACAACACAGAATATAGATTCATGACTGTTCCTTAATTCTATTCAAAACAAGGACAGTGTTAATCCAACACGCGAGTCTATATTCATGATGTATATGAATATTTAGTTCACATCTGTAATTATCAATATTCCAAACCTCATTCGTTCTTTAAACATAAAAAGTAAAAACGTAAACCGAATCGCTTGAGAAAAACACTAGTTTAACTTCTTCTATGATGACTAAGTGATTCACGTTGtttgtttcatatttatatatttaaacttgctaggcttgttcactatacgcaaatactagccgattttgtttaccataactgcatggtaattATAACATTGCACTTTGGACttgctaacgcgccccatagaattactccatacaagcatggttacataaaagcgaaatcgaATCCCTAtttcgttgtgtaacctctatatatctAATTGCATTTGATTAACGTATATGTAATGACAATTAGCATTAACATGGTATCATTATTAAAAGTATATTAGTACCAAAGCACAAAGCGTAAAGCGTTTTAGAGTGTTTTAcatcagaaataaaaaataatttatactaCAATAGACCTAAAATGAGAGTAGTAAGCCTTAATTAAGGCGTGcttaatattgaaaatttatgataaataatccAATAAGTCATTTAATAAAAGCATATGCTCTCTTACAATTTACCGGAATGTTGATCAAAATTATAAGCAAATTATAATACCAATTAAGAGGTAGATCAAAATCATGTTATAGACTCAATACCAatatctgaataaaaatacCTGGATTAAATGTCCAAGGTAAACAATGTATTTATGTTTAAGTTTATTGACAACGTCTTGCCGTAGGTAGGATGCATTGAACAGAATTTAAATACACGGGTTTCCTTTTATTCGTGATTACAAATGCCACGTGAATGACCCTTCAAACAGTGGCGTACGTTATTTGATAATCACAAACTTAAGGACTggcattatatttcatttttagttAAATTCTTTGCGTTATAGGTATGAATTCGTATTTCATTAAAAACGAGCAACCGGTAGAGATGTTGTGTAATAAATAATCTCTGTACTTTTAGAATAAATGTTATCTCAGATTTGTAAGTTATCTCAGATTTGTAAGATAAACCTAATTGTATTGAAAGTTCGAGgcgaaaaaaaagaaatatctcTACATATATGTAGCAGGAGTTTCATATGCGATGCTGTTTACAATTCTACTGAATTTGCAGGATGACACTAAACAAGATATTAAGTATCcgtaaaatcaatatttatttattttctttcgaTATGTAAGCCACATAAAAGGCAAAGAAAACATTCGCCATCGTCCATGTCTCAGAGCCTGGTTTTACAATTCTGTTATTCCGTGCCTGTCTTTATCTAGGTCAACTATGGTTAAACTGTAAagtaataaaaatgaatttgagGATCTTTATGCTAGTGTTGTGAAGTTTACACCAATATAAtaccttttgttttgttttcttaacCAGGACGCGATCTTGAAGGCGTTTTTCTGTAAAATCCTACCAGAAGGATGGACCCCCCTGTTATATGTTGTATCATTGTCTGCCTAATTATTGCGGTATTAGTACTTGGTCTTGGTCTCGGATTAGGATTACGCTCGGATGACGACATTAGTGAAAAATCGGGTAATTTATTCAAACTCTCATTTCGGGCTTCGTTAAGTATCAGCAACAATCAAGAGGGCACTGATGACGATGTTCTGACAGAACTTATTATCGAATGGAATCAAAATTCTAAGAAAATGAATTTTCAACAAACAGAAAATATCAATTCGAAATCGTCAGATCCCGATTTACGCTATGAGACATATTTCATTATAGAAGACAATAGAGCAACTATAAGTATTTCACATGGCACTGATCCCGTACTTTCATACTGTGTAAATGACGTGGTTTATAACACATGGGCTGTTATATTTCACAACATACTTGTAGTGAGCCGTTCTGTCGGCCGTGGAATATCGAATTCATGTCAGGGAGATTTATGGTATCTACATCTTGGCGGGGAAACCATAGACATATGCATGGGCCAAAGCATTATGACATACGTTAAGTATAAAAAGGTTCTGGCACAAGTAACGTCGTGGACGTGGACTACAACGCAAACCATCAGAACAGCTTCTGTTGTGCAAGATGGACCATGTCAGACTGTACTGTTAAACAAGACGTGTGATGCTGAAAAcgatgaaacaaataatgaaggAGCAAGTAGCACTTCCGATCTCACCTGCTTGTTTGTTCATGGTGCTGGTGAGGAGCCCAATGTCGGTGTGACTGGTTATTTTGATATGACATCTTTTCCGGATTATTGGGGAGAAGTCGAGCAGTTTACACCAAACTGCAAGGCTCACAGATTTATACATTATGACAGCAGAAATAATGGTTGGGATAGCGACCAACTACACATCAATTTTTGTGAATTCGCTGCTACAAATGGTATAATCGCCAATAAAGTAATATTTTCACATTCAATGGGAAATTTAGTGATCGCAGCTGCCTTGCACAGAAACAAGTGTACTTTTGACCAGGCCACAAGCCGTTGGTTTTCTGTACAAGGGCCGTGGCGTGGAAGTCGGGTAGCTGATGAACTAGTATCATATTGCCAGAGTAAAACAATAATTGCTCGTCCATtgcgtttttttttaaagattctCAATTATTGTAAATCTGATGGTACCGATGCTAATACAGCATACAAAACTCTTAAGACTGATTATATTTCCCACCTTGGTATAAGTCATGATGATCTAATATCGACTGGAAACCGTTACATATCTGGAGTACTTTGTGGAACCAGTGCAATAGGCCGCACAATTTCTGGAAAGGAAGAGATATTGTCTGGAGTGAAAGACACATTGTTTGGATTTAAAGACTCTGTCCTTCTTAACGCTGTTGCAATGTTTACAGATTTAGAAACACCAAATGACGGAATGGTTTGGCTGGAGAGCTGTAAAGTTAAAGGTACCTTTGGCTCCAGTTATAATCAGCCATATTATCAAAAAGCCATCAACCACGCCGAAGGTACGTGTCGACGAGGAGAGCCTATTTTCCCAAAATGTTTCCCAAACCCATGTCGATGGTATAAGCGCATGCATGTATACAATGCTGTGCCAAAATTATGCCCCAATTGTTATTTTTCCTATatagtgtatgtattttgtactttttattttttttttatttttccagcTTCATTGAATTTGCATTCTTATGAAAAATTATCTACTATTTCAGCTCTTAAAAAGTAGATTATTTTctgttattaatatattaaaCGTTATTATCTTAAAAGCAAACAGAATATTTTCGTTGccattataataaaaaatgatgtaTGAAAGTTTAAGCTGTGcacaaaatcatattttgaaaatgaaacatgaGATAATAGTGCAAATATTATGAGCTAAACGTGTTTTGTTTTGGCATGCCATTGCAGATGTAATTATACAATCTATAAAGGTGGTTAACAATAGAACAACAATACCAAACTAATTCACGTAATTTGAATTATTGTCAACTATTTTTTCGCAGCTTctaaatttcacgatttccatttcaaatcaATTTTGGCGAATTTATCAATTAGATTAAAATCCAATGTAAATAAGGTAGATAACAGTTTGAATAGAAACATGttcaaaaattttctttgatCGCAAAAATCGCGAAAGTAAATTGCACACGAAAGAAATTTGATTTGCAGTATTGTAGGATTGATGAATAAGTGTATGTTTACGCTAAagatttcagattttaaatAATACACTCTGAGCACACCTTTGTGTGCCACAAGAGGtcaatttatacaaaacatacatggCAGACAGGATAATTGATAGTACAGTATAAACATAATACACTCAAGCTTACATATTCGTGTATGGAATGTTTTAAGTACATTGGAGAGTATAATGAATATAGTCATCATTAGCTATGTACGATAGTAGTATAACCAAGCTAACCATATcgatattttaacattataataGCATATGCTTAATAATTCGTATCATGGACTTTTAGCGTAGCCATAGCAGTGTAATACCATAGCATAACcgcaaaatatatttattttactaagatcatgctttcagctTTAATAGAACTTGAACGCTTAATACTTTGTACAAATagattgaacatatacatgtagtagttatactaataaaatctgttacctgtaagtgatcgagatcgggttatctcagtcgagggctaagattttgtaacattagcccgagactgagataacccgatctcgatcacttaaaggtaatagattttttttctcgcgcctctaagatataacaaaacccatctatatacgcgttcagagtgtaaaactatcccgtcttgggcctcctggttcaaagccgattaaccatttcatctgcgcttcgatttcagtcattccgcataaaactatagttcggttatataaaagagaaaacgatgatcaatcggtacatactgttttcatgattaaaaacaacaaccaaacaatgcatggtaaatgactgaatgcatatatttctaataatattgattatctgacgcttgtgacgtcaccggtttgagagtttgacgtcacatgcgcggactgttacatgaatggcgtaaaattccgccaaaattcgcgtaaaggtaccagacagatcggacgagatagaaaaatctagcaccgggtatcaaatgagatttccctgtccgaggtgcgagaaaattgtatattaaatgttatatcatataaaacagctgtatcaaaatataataagaAGTAATAAGTAAACATACAAGTAATCAAAATGCaagtgtgtgtatatatatatatatataaaagtcaacgactttcctcttgtacattcaccatttcatgatggctcttcaggaatatgtttatttttcaaagaacaaatatatgacgtcacaaatagcgTGAAGTCACAAGGTACACACGattacataacaataatatgaagTTGCGCCATTTTCTATTATGGCCTATTGACagttggttttaatatttttataagctGATTCTCTTTGTTTTCCTACAAAACAGTGTCTGAAgaatgtaattgatataaaggtataacaTTAAATTGATCACCTGCACAACCATGTATATGCTTATTTACATTCAAATTTCGTAGAGAATCCGTTCTTGTTTGTTGCCTATGAACAGTCATACTTGTTCTAAGTTCATTACTAGTTTGGCCGATATAAATATCACCACAGCGAGAACAAATTATAGCATATATCACACACTTCGATTTGCAATTCATGTCtgcttttacagtaaaatgcaagccatttttaaacatatttgtacTACATTCAATAATAATTGGACATGTACCGCATCTAGGTGTCTTACATTTCGACAACACGGGGTCAGCAATAGAGTATTGAACTTGGAACTTGTTAACATTTGTTAAAACAAGTACACCATacttttatcaatttaaaacatataactttctatttgtttaagaaaataacTCACTATTGTTAATAGAGTTGGATTACAGATTTCAAAAATGCCTCCCATTTTTAGTAAACTTGGATTTGTATAATAGTATTGTGGAATATATGTATGCCTactattatcattaacatccGTACATTGATTTTAATTGCTAAAGGAAATTTACCAAGTTCTCCATAAACCATAAAATTAGTTTCGAACATGaagaatttttttacaaaattgcaaaTGAATTTTCTCAATGAAACTTACATTTTCAAATTCCCATATTTCACAGGCATACAATGCGATGTTATAGTTTAATATGGATATAAGatgtacattatttaaacaATTGTCAATGTAAATTGTTTTCTTGAACTTTGATAAAGAATATACGAAACGATATTTATATTTGGTTTTACAATGACAAGGAATTTATATGCCATATTATCCTGAATAATTGTGCTGTTGGCATTCTGGTATTTTCTGTGTCGAAATTGCAACATGGTCAATATAACAACGTTGAATGTGAACGTACAgttattttcaatcaaattgtaatctattacaatttttcattattcaaaaGCATGCCTGTGTACAAAACCCTTGATATTGTTAGACGAAATTAGGATCAAGaaggaaataaataatattttagatTTAATTCCCTTGTGTGGAGAGACACAACTACATGAAcgttgtgtatatattttatcgGTTTCGAATGAGTGTAGCGAATTCTCAAAacagtttttaaaaacaaattctttcatacctacatgAAGTTAGAAGatattgacatcaatgcttattattaatttttcagactacttgataacataaaacacTTTAAAGCGTACGATTCCATAAATTTTTcgatggattttttttctaaataaatacgcaacgtcgacgtctctattgttaCGTCATGATAAAGTGGTGTTTTCTCGACATTCTCGGATGTTTTTTCATagtttatgaagaaaaaatctgccaatcagaaagtcggttATATTAATCATTCTGACATGAAAGAcatgcaaaaagaaaaaaaaatgtaatgaattTAGACAAAAACAAATTCTATCACTGAGCCTTTTAAGGACACATATTCTTTGTTTTAGAATGATGTTTTCTCTGGATGTTAATTTACTATTTTCTACTCCTACAcgcactatacatgtatttgtacatatCAATTAGAGCATTGCGGTATAAAACTAAGAAATATTGTTTCTTCTCAACATatgccctaaatgaccttactTGTCGATGGTCTCAAGCAAACAAAACCTCAACATTTACGCTTAAGATGTCTTCTTTGATCTGAATAATGGAATCATACTGACAGTGTAAGTTTAAATGCCTGCATATATCGcagtgaatattttattttaaacactATTTGATATAAAGCTGATAAGCACTGACAATATTCATTTCAATGAGGCCATTTCATGTGAAAACACTGTTTAttttagttgaatatgtaattATGCTTCgatgttgaaataaaaaccGGTTTGACAGGCAGCGCGTCCTTTCGTTCCTATTGAATCCAACAATGGCCGCCACTTCCTAAAAACGACAACTTATATCACAGGGAGCATTTGAATGCATTTTGAACTAAACTTGTATGTCTTATCATAGAAGGTTATTTTTAACTTATATAGCTAGCTTTAAAGCACCATTTaggaatttttttaattaatttttcttaaaACTGTTCTGCGTTGACATTCTTTGgtgcaattttattttcaagaattttaagagaaaaaataataagtataCGATGATTATCTCGACAATAATAATGTGTTACCTTATATACACTGTAAAACATTGTATCGCAAAAGTCTtaccaatattttttgttatcgTGAATATCGAAAACATGGACAAAATTCTAATCATCTTGTTTAAGACTCTTTTAGCACAATTTTGTATCCCtaccttttaaaaaaaaaacttttgccTCTAAACGTCGACACATTTCAATTCCTCCCCTACGAATTGGGCATGCAAGGAAAAACTTTAGGATGCAGCTATTGTTTTCTTGGTGTTTaatgctttttgtttgttgttttgtctTATTTTATCTAGCAATGCTCAGTTAGACACTTTTTCGAACAAAACTTTGGAAGTTTGAATTAAgatttgatgtattttgttaataaaagcAAATATAATCTCAATCATATCGCCATTTTATGTCTTAtcaatatacactatatatgCATCAATCGATACAATATTATAGGGCGTAATCAAGTTAACATGGCTGTCATGTAGGATGTCAACATGCCCAAATAAAGGGCTGAAATTTCAACTTTTGCGATATAAGCTGAGGTCAAAATCAATAGATCGATGGTATGTCTGCCCGGTTGTGCCACTTCATTATTGTGTCAAAGTATGCCTTGCTCcatattttattatacattGGTGTATTGAGTGATTTAGATGCACACCACAAGGGTTACTCTTTCCTGAAAGGCAGGACAAACAGGGAACAACATTTTTTCAAATGGCTGAtcatatgttgttgttttttttcgtTTTCATTACGTTACAATTGTTATTATCATATGACTGGTGTTTTCGTCGTTTTTGATCAGAGGCAAAGAGCATGCGAGGTTCATTGATTCTAGATACCTATtgtgagtccagtaacctgtgttaAAATAGATATAGGGAATCTCCCATTAAATGTGGCCTGCAGCCTCGGGTTACTCACTTACTTGAGTTGATTACCCatcgtatccacctgaaaataggtcggtAATTGTGTACTGATAAACGCTTTTTTTTTCCGAAATGTAGAGGGTCGAAAcatgtattccgtctttgcatatttaaggaatagaaggcgggttacataaaatttaaacgggtttcattatcattataccctcataacctcaacaaaataaacatctattccttatatttacagttttttaagtaaatgaatattattttttcccgcggcagttgcatattttttttattaaaatacccatattttttctctcccatcattgtcaacgaattcgattgatcAGCTGATTGGAATAGAGTCATTTATATGTTtccgccaaaagtggggtcatgacctgacgttgctacgccatcgacttttcacgtaacaatagaatcgccgcgcgtgttgtgctaacattatacactgataatgataatactagaaagcatggttattgagtccatgtcagtgcaaactgtaaatattacattgtaccCTCCATTGAGgataggtatcaattgtgacgtcattaatttgtgagTGAATCTCGCaccgttttctctgaaaagtgtGACGATgagctcgcaaacacatgacgtcacaatcaatacgtactcgcaaggacagataactccgTAAcgtgcaaatacagaataataagatatttaatttttcaacaaCAATATAATATTG
This genomic window contains:
- the LOC138318786 gene encoding uncharacterized protein — translated: MTSAVKSIYNQVMTSAHTSVMQSPPLKKKLKFLKKKTNKEPDGVRPHVSKSTPNAKDSLIQHLKDLLDVEMRQNADLRLQLHEKINGNVFGIEQFRCSPCDIQFYTGMPDYLTFLALCDFLQPERHKMQSLYYERKDTDSAYALNRGRDPILSIHEQLFLVLCRLRQGHREVDLAHRFEISTSTVSDIISKWIKHMGHVLTQLPIWAPRSLITRRLPQTFQDLGYSNTRCIIDCTEIFIQQPSSNLVLKTVLFSTYKNHHTAKGLVAIAPHGPVTFVSDLYAGSAPDYDITKDCGLLNLIQEDDHIMADKGFEIQDLLDPLNVRVDHPPILRGVHQMSIQQETSTRRIARLRIHVERAIERIKNFRILQENFPYKQWRMLNDIWKICAILTHFQPKLIDD
- the LOC138318784 gene encoding uncharacterized protein isoform X1; this encodes MDPPVICCIIVCLIIAVLVLGLGLGLGLRSDDDISEKSGNLFKLSFRASLSISNNQEGTDDDVLTELIIEWNQNSKKMNFQQTENINSKSSDPDLRYETYFIIEDNRATISISHGTDPVLSYCVNDVVYNTWAVIFHNILVVSRSVGRGISNSCQGDLWYLHLGGETIDICMGQSIMTYVKYKKVLAQVTSWTWTTTQTIRTASVVQDGPCQTVLLNKTCDAENDETNNEGASSTSDLTCLFVHGAGEEPNVGVTGYFDMTSFPDYWGEVEQFTPNCKAHRFIHYDSRNNGWDSDQLHINFCEFAATNGIIANKVIFSHSMGNLVIAAALHRNKCTFDQATSRWFSVQGPWRGSRVADELVSYCQSKTIIARPLRFFLKILNYCKSDGTDANTAYKTLKTDYISHLGISHDDLISTGNRYISGVLCGTSAIGRTISGKEEILSGVKDTLFGFKDSVLLNAVAMFTDLETPNDGMVWLESCKVKGTFGSSYNQPYYQKAINHAEGTCRRGEPIFPKCFPNPCRWYKRMHVYNAVPKLCPNCYFSYIVYVFCTFYFFFIFPASLNLHSYEKLSTISALKK